A window from bacterium encodes these proteins:
- a CDS encoding cyclic nucleotide-binding domain-containing protein produces MVDKKALKNIPLFKTLDDKELDVLSKIIKEETFPSEEIIFSENMQGNRLYIIKKGTVKISKTLREGERQNLNILKDNEFFGECSFIDSKPHSATAETIKNTELYVIEKSDFDKLEKTYPLCGYKIIRTLTLTINGILRQMDEKFIDMVKYVWEYGSKS; encoded by the coding sequence ATGGTAGATAAAAAGGCATTGAAAAATATTCCGCTTTTTAAAACTTTGGATGATAAGGAACTGGATGTTCTTTCTAAAATTATCAAAGAGGAAACCTTCCCTTCAGAAGAAATAATTTTCAGCGAAAATATGCAGGGCAACAGGCTGTATATTATAAAAAAGGGGACGGTCAAAATAAGCAAGACCCTGAGGGAGGGTGAGCGGCAAAATTTAAATATACTTAAAGATAATGAGTTTTTCGGGGAATGTTCTTTTATCGATTCAAAACCGCATTCAGCCACAGCGGAAACTATAAAAAATACAGAATTATATGTTATTGAGAAATCGGATTTTGATAAGCTTGAAAAAACCTATCCCCTGTGCGGTTATAAAATAATCAGGACATTAACATTAACTATTAATGGAATCTTGCGGCAAATGGATGAAAAATTTATCGATATGGTTAAATATGTATGGGAATATGGCAGTAAATCTTAG
- the nuoE gene encoding NADH-quinone oxidoreductase subunit NuoE, translated as MVIEYVPDRHLDFDATRALDIIRQYKGKRGSLISVLQKIQDAYGYLPEPLLDLVAEGLNVYLTDVYGVVTFYAQFYLTPRGKNVVRICRGTACHVKGSDRIMEKLLEKLEVKPGEMTRDGNFTIEEVACLGACGMAPVMVVNKETYGEVTPAKSLEVIEAHSAKKETK; from the coding sequence ATGGTTATAGAATATGTTCCGGACAGGCATTTGGATTTTGACGCAACCAGGGCGCTGGATATTATAAGACAATATAAAGGCAAACGAGGGTCTTTAATTTCTGTTCTGCAGAAGATACAGGATGCTTACGGTTATTTGCCGGAACCATTGCTGGATTTGGTAGCTGAAGGACTAAATGTTTATTTGACAGACGTCTACGGCGTAGTTACTTTTTACGCGCAGTTTTATTTGACCCCGCGAGGTAAAAATGTTGTAAGAATTTGCAGGGGGACTGCATGCCACGTTAAAGGTTCTGATAGAATTATGGAAAAATTGCTTGAAAAACTGGAAGTAAAACCCGGGGAGATGACGAGAGACGGGAATTTTACGATTGAAGAGGTTGCGTGCCTCGGCGCGTGCGGTATGGCGCCCGTTATGGTGGTTAATAAAGAAACATATGGAGAAGTTACTCCTGCGAAATCTTTAGAGGTTATTGAAGCTCATAGCGCTAAAAAGGAAACTAAATAA
- the nuoF gene encoding NADH-quinone oxidoreductase subunit NuoF — MNQEVKDILTSPETTNPEQIQILICLGTGGQAAGGDAVIHKFEEEVKKHHINAVVQKPCVIKQTGCRGLCARDVLVDIIIPGRGQHTYMKVKSEMVTRIIEEDLLQGNPVSDWLVSEDYDRFYGKQVRNILKRCGKINPEDIDEYIANGGYSALKKVLFEMSPDEVIEVVTNSKLRGRGGAGFPTGMKWSFAKMAQAENKYVIVNADEGDPGAFMDRSVLEGDPHSVVEGLIIAAFTIGATHGYFYARAEYPLAIKRLGIALRQAKEKNLLGKNILGTNFSFDIEIKEGAGAFVCGEETALMESIEGKRGMPRIRPPFPARKGLWDSPTNINNVKTYANIPLIINKGAEWYVNLGTKKSPGTAIFALTGKIKNTGLIEVPMGMTLREIIFDICGGISGKNRKFKAAQMGGPSGGCLPEALLDTPIDFDSLTSAGAMMGSGGIVVMDDTTCMVDMAKFFLQFTQNESCGKCTPCRIGTRAMLEILTRITEGRGQPNDIDLLLDLAGDIKQASLCGLGQTAPNPVLSTLRYFREEYEAHIIEKRCPASSCVNLLKFEVNTKLCKMCGICMKNCPVKAVIWEKKTVARIDKQKCIKCRSCIDACPFRAIG; from the coding sequence ATGAATCAAGAAGTTAAAGATATATTAACTTCACCGGAAACAACCAATCCTGAACAAATCCAGATTTTAATTTGTCTGGGGACCGGCGGCCAGGCGGCGGGCGGGGACGCTGTTATACATAAATTTGAAGAGGAAGTAAAAAAACATCATATAAACGCGGTTGTCCAGAAACCGTGTGTGATAAAGCAGACCGGCTGCCGGGGGCTTTGCGCGAGGGATGTTCTGGTTGATATTATTATCCCGGGCAGGGGACAGCATACATATATGAAGGTCAAGAGTGAAATGGTTACAAGGATAATAGAGGAGGATTTACTGCAGGGAAATCCTGTTTCTGATTGGCTGGTGTCGGAGGATTATGACAGATTTTATGGAAAACAGGTCCGCAATATATTGAAAAGATGCGGCAAAATTAACCCGGAAGATATTGATGAATATATTGCCAATGGAGGATATTCCGCGTTAAAGAAGGTATTATTTGAAATGTCTCCTGATGAAGTGATTGAAGTTGTAACTAATTCTAAGCTGAGGGGCCGGGGCGGGGCCGGTTTCCCCACGGGTATGAAGTGGAGTTTCGCGAAAATGGCGCAGGCTGAAAATAAATATGTTATTGTTAACGCCGATGAAGGTGATCCCGGCGCTTTTATGGACAGAAGTGTTCTGGAGGGTGACCCGCATTCCGTGGTCGAAGGCCTGATAATAGCCGCGTTTACAATAGGAGCCACCCACGGTTATTTTTACGCGAGGGCGGAATATCCGCTGGCTATCAAACGCCTCGGAATAGCTTTGAGGCAGGCAAAAGAAAAAAATTTATTAGGGAAAAACATACTCGGGACAAATTTTAGTTTTGATATAGAAATCAAGGAAGGAGCAGGCGCGTTTGTATGCGGCGAGGAAACGGCTTTAATGGAATCGATTGAAGGAAAAAGAGGTATGCCGAGGATCCGCCCCCCCTTCCCGGCCCGCAAGGGATTATGGGATTCTCCTACAAACATTAATAATGTTAAAACCTACGCGAATATACCCCTTATAATTAATAAAGGGGCGGAGTGGTATGTTAATTTGGGGACCAAGAAAAGCCCGGGGACGGCTATTTTCGCGCTTACCGGGAAGATTAAAAATACAGGATTAATTGAAGTCCCGATGGGTATGACTTTGAGGGAAATTATTTTCGACATATGCGGAGGTATCAGCGGGAAAAACCGGAAATTCAAAGCTGCGCAAATGGGCGGCCCGTCGGGCGGCTGTCTGCCGGAGGCACTTCTGGATACACCCATTGATTTTGACTCATTAACGAGCGCGGGAGCCATGATGGGTTCCGGCGGTATTGTTGTCATGGATGACACCACTTGTATGGTTGACATGGCGAAATTTTTCCTCCAGTTTACCCAGAATGAGTCGTGCGGGAAATGTACCCCTTGCAGGATAGGGACACGCGCGATGCTTGAGATTCTCACGAGAATTACAGAAGGGAGAGGACAGCCTAATGATATTGACCTTCTCCTGGATTTAGCCGGTGACATAAAACAAGCATCGTTGTGCGGTTTGGGACAGACTGCTCCTAACCCGGTTTTGAGCACCCTGCGTTATTTCCGTGAAGAGTATGAAGCGCATATTATAGAAAAACGGTGCCCTGCAAGTTCATGTGTTAATTTATTGAAGTTTGAAGTTAACACAAAACTTTGCAAGATGTGCGGGATATGCATGAAAAATTGCCCGGTTAAAGCAGTCATTTGGGAGAAGAAAACAGTGGCAAGAATAGATAAACAGAAATGCATAAAGTGCCGGAGCTGTATTGATGCTTGCCCGTTCAGGGCGATAGGATAG
- a CDS encoding lysylphosphatidylglycerol synthase transmembrane domain-containing protein, with product MKLLHVKKFSFFVLRFSISFLLIYFLLRKIDFHKLSSKISDINYSFLFLAFICQLSVIFIATYRWQTLLSGRDIKIEFKKLLNFNFIGLFFNSFLPGASSGDFVKMYKVVNHCEDKIYAGISVLAERIIGIYSISVLVLAACIFSFKMLPRELIFAILSMIFVIYYALFLFISLKSWITGLMDKSQGSEKALDKIKQYIIIFYEAMHFFITHRKVLLKVLFYSLLMQILSIISCYFVARAAGLDLSVFYFFIFVPIVFLATVIPISLSGIGVREGIFVYLFNKVNVPSEEAIFISLLYFSVGMMFSLAGGVVHFISNIKKAD from the coding sequence ATGAAACTACTTCATGTGAAAAAATTTAGTTTTTTTGTTCTCCGGTTTTCTATAAGCTTTTTGTTGATTTATTTTCTTTTACGGAAAATAGACTTTCATAAACTGTCCTCAAAAATTTCAGACATCAATTACAGTTTTTTATTCCTTGCGTTTATCTGCCAGTTATCGGTAATTTTTATTGCAACTTACCGGTGGCAAACCCTTCTTTCAGGAAGAGATATAAAAATAGAATTTAAGAAGTTATTGAATTTTAATTTTATCGGGCTGTTTTTTAATTCTTTTTTGCCGGGAGCGTCCAGCGGGGATTTTGTTAAAATGTATAAAGTCGTTAACCATTGCGAGGACAAAATTTACGCGGGGATTTCGGTACTCGCTGAGAGGATCATCGGAATTTACAGCATATCTGTCCTTGTCCTTGCCGCGTGTATTTTTAGTTTTAAAATGCTTCCCCGTGAGTTGATATTCGCGATTTTATCAATGATATTTGTGATTTATTACGCGTTGTTTCTTTTTATATCGCTTAAATCATGGATTACCGGTCTGATGGATAAATCACAGGGCAGCGAAAAGGCATTGGATAAAATAAAACAGTATATTATAATTTTTTATGAGGCAATGCATTTTTTTATCACACACCGGAAGGTCCTTCTCAAGGTATTATTCTATTCGTTGTTGATGCAGATTTTATCAATAATAAGCTGTTATTTTGTCGCGAGGGCGGCAGGTCTTGATTTAAGCGTTTTTTACTTTTTTATTTTTGTGCCGATTGTGTTTCTCGCGACAGTAATCCCCATATCTTTGAGCGGAATAGGGGTCCGTGAAGGTATATTTGTATATTTGTTTAACAAAGTCAATGTTCCCTCCGAAGAGGCCATTTTTATTTCTCTTTTATATTTCAGCGTGGGTATGATGTTTAGTTTGGCCGGCGGGGTGGTGCATTTTATTTCAAACATAAAAAAAGCGGATTAA